Part of the Leptidea sinapis chromosome 11, ilLepSina1.1, whole genome shotgun sequence genome is shown below.
TAACGTGTTTATATACTGCTTCAAATCACAAAGCGACTTATGTATAGCAAGAGCCAAGTGGCGTCGCTTATGGGCACTGGGCCGCACTCCGCAAGTCCGCAGTCAGGTCGGAACCTCCGGCCGGGTCATACTGTTTGAACTGTGACACCGGCGGAACACGGACCTCTTATCTGTTATCGTGTTGCGTCTAGCCGACTCTTGGCCGCGCCAGCCGCACTCGTGCTGTGTTGGGCTCGCGCTCGACTCGTAGCTCAGATTACTTGTATCTGCTTTGAATacacactttatcacataaaaaACAACAGGTTTAATGAACTTTTCATTCAGTATGATCGGACAGCGGCACGATTCAAGTCGCGTCACTCGTTATACGACAAAATGTTATTATGAGTAGTGACTTAACAATGCTCGGATAAATCCTGTTTGAACCGAGCGGACCAATTGTCCTCTCGTATTTTAATTGATCTGTTTGTCGCCAGCCTCTTAGTCTTCGTTTAGACATTGGCCAACGCGAAGTGTCCCGCGACCCACGCGGTTTATTATGTGAACGTTTGAAATTCAGTTAAAATTTAAGTTCAAGTGTCAACTATTGTTGGTTAGTGCAGTGCGTGCATATTAAGTGCAACAATAATGAAGGAATTGGTATTGAAACACGACACACCACGGACGCCACTCAGCCTCGCCTCGTTCTATGAACTGTACAAGAGGTTCCTCAAGGAACACGGCTGCCAGTGGCACGACGTTACGAAACTGCTCAATGTTGTCGCGGAAATCCTTTTCGATGTGGACGGAGCGTGTAATAATATCGCGGGCAAGGTCAGTTTCATCACTAAATTTACTGATAAACTGTAATCGAACCGTTACAAAGTACCCACTCGTGCTATTGACTAATTATCTTACCCACGGCTTGACTAAAATTATcgcaaaattttaaagatgtatACCTGAACAAGTTGTATTAACtactcaatattattattagtgtatCTCATAGAAACTGCCAAGGTTTTATCCCTTTTTACCTGCAACCCCTCTATTATGTATTATTGGTGCATGTCTCGCTCAGCTGGCTGACATTACAATAGTACAGAACAAATGTTGCCTAAATGGAAGACGGAACACGAAATAAATTCAACAAACTTCTTATATCGCTCTTATCATCAGTCTCACTAGTATtctatattatatcattacctGTCAACAATATGAAgctattattttacaaatttgtcaGTGATTGCATCAATAAGCTGTTGTCTTGTCTCACGGTTGTTGTGAATGAAGACCACTTTACGTTGGAGGTACGTCCGTCTCAAATATTCGAACGATTTATTATCGAGGCCGTATACGTTCGTGCATACTGGGAATGTCTAGAAGCTGAAAAATGTTTGATATATTTAGTGAAAGTGCCTACGTGCTGCTTTGTtacgtaaatattttaatattaatgcaTACCGAATTAGCCAAGTTTGATAtgaataattaaacattttctatacaagactaaattaaatattaaattgcaTTGCCTCCTCATATCATCAGTTATTAGTTAGTTTATTATCTCGCATTTAATTGCACATTTCTGTTTACAATAAGATAACCGTGAGATACGCGCACGGTACttgtgtaatattatgtgagtgAGTGATGATTTAATACGCCCGCATCCGTTACCCGAGCTGTCGAGTGTAGACCAAACCCATGTCAAAGGATACGGAGCATTAACTCGAATTGATTGTACATCGACCTAATTGAATGGCTCGAGCACCGAGATGCAATGTTGTGGTGCGCCTGCGCATGCGAACCATATCCACATTACTCACACGCGCTCCACTGACCCAATTAGTGGTCCGCTTATTGACAGAACGGTCTTGGCTCCCGAGCTCGGACTATAAAGGAATTGGCTTTTAAAAGGCTACCATTACATGCATCGTTTGATAAGTAGGTATTATGTACGTACCTAcctattattatcttaaaacaATACagcaaatttattttcaaagggtaaataaaattactgcaaatcattgaaaacaaaatactttCCATGTACTTAGTCATTAGGTGACGTACGCTCGTGCTATATAATAGAAGTTTATGTAGATGAGCGCCATGTTGAGCGGGTGTAATGCGACGAAAACGCGCGTGGAGCGGTACCTCGGAGTGCGCAGGAGGGCGCTCCCACGGGTTGCCGATATTTTTAGTTCGCAACCATTACTTGGCACCGACGGCCGTATCTCGCTCATATCCTCTACAGCCCCGGCGCGCTCAACTGAGCCTAGTGCGATGTAATTTCCTAATTGCATACATTCCTCCTGTGATCGCCTTGTAATCTAAAGTGATGCTGTCTGTCATTGTGAAGACAACGTAACAATGGTGATGTTAAAGTATGTGTTTATTAATGTGCTTGCTGTGTGTATTGTGTTTCAATCGGATGATACCGTATAATGGCCGGAACTAACGACACCGGCAGCGGAGTCCCGACCACCAGACGTCAGCGATACAGCCGCGCGTCAACCACTAGTGTAACGCAGCTGCTATCAGATGGATACTCTAGTTTTATCAATCGACTCACGCGCCGCGGACCTTCAGAAAAGAATGATGCTATTCTAGATACTAAAATAAGTACAGGTAGAAGCCGATTTGATGACAAATTAACCACAAACAAAAATTCCACCCTGGAAAATATGAGACGCTTTGAGAACAACACCCATATTTCTCCGTACAATTCATACTCAACTGGGCTCTCGACTACCACGAAAAAAGCGGGTGACGATCGTACGTACAATTTTATGAATTCTGCCAGACCCCGTGTAGATATATCACCCTTACATTCTACATCAACTTTTAGTGCTCTCAGCCGGAGTGATTCATTTCGCCGAGCTCATCTCAAAGATAAATCATCGCCGCTCAAACGCTATCCTCTCAAGGAATCAAATAACAACATTGAAACTACAATTGCATTAGGCAGCACTAGGAGCCGGTTAGAAGATAAATATTCTTCAGTTTTGGATAAAATTGCGATCATGAAAAAAGAAAAGGCCAGAAAGGAAAACGAGGACAGGGAGAAGACATTGGAACCAGAAGCAACGATATCTAAAGGATTGATGAGAAGTTTAACTACAGCTGTGTTCGGTGAGAATTCTTTTAAAAGAACTAATCAGTTTCGCGAAATCGCAAGAGATAAAACACCCTTCAGAAATACGACTGATCGACATTTATCGTCCACAAACAAGCAAAGCGACAGAAGTGAGTTGTATAATGGTTTTGATGTAAATATGAAGGACCGCACTAATTTAGGCAAAGACAGAAATAGTGTATATCGAAAGCATCAAAGACGGTCCCTACGCGCTGAGAAAAGTGAAACTGATAAACGGACAAAACTATCACTGAGACCCGTAGATATCAACCTTACCACTGGAGCGAGGGATTTGATATCACCGCCCTCGCTAGCCTCTGCGGAAACCAAAGCAAATTCAACCAAAACCCCAGCGTCATCACCAAGTAACGACATTGGCCGCCAAAAACAAATATACTTTCCGTCGAGTGATGAGGATGACGACAAAACACCGGTTGGTGATCGAATATTAAGCGAGCGCGAGACGAGACGCCAAGAGATTCAGAGTCTCATCATGAAATACGCGCATTTAGACGAAGTTTATGGCCGTATTACCGAGAAGGAGCCCAACGGCTTGTCGGGCACCTCGATCGCGACCAAGAAGACCGAGCCGATAAGTGTGGGGGACATAGTGGCCCTGCCGCCCGAGCTGAGGAGTCGCCAGCGAGCGAGGCCCCGGCACGCCACAAGGCGCGCGGCCACGCCGCCTGTAAGCACAAGCTAACCCGATTGTGCTTCTTGTGTGCCGCTAACACATACCCGGTCCGTGACTTTCAACCTCTACATCATTAATTGCTTCCTTAACTATGAAGGCACCATTTTGACACCTTAACATAAACAAAATCAGTCAATCTTGAAACTAGGAAGGAAACGATAAAAACTCGATTTAAAATCCGGTTTTTGTTCATCGTCATTTTGCATCAAGTCGAAAGCAATTCATTAGAAGTTACAAATATGATTCAAACTAATATTCTTTTTTCATGAATCATATAGTTGTAGTTGACGATATATGAGCCGTGACAAACATCTCATTTGGCTTATTTTAGTAATTTAGTTTACCTAACAAATAACTTTCTTGTGTGCtataactttattcattttatatattaatccaCATTTCTAACGTCAGTGAACAAACTCGGAGATGTTAATGCTGGACGCATAAATCCCAAATGCGGGTAGGaacaagaaaataattttaccgAGTGGGTACATTTAGTTAAGTCACTAATACCTAAGTTTCACTGTGAATGCATTTGATTCAGTAATGATTTGGCCATGATAGTGcatgttttaagttttatcgTTCGGGCAGTTCGAAATAAGATGTCATTACTGTGtataaaagtatttacaaaTTCAAAACGTAGACGAGTTTGGCTAGCATCGTGCATTGTTAGTAATTGCTgtggtaatataatataataattattataattcggTTCGGGTGGACACCGGTAATCCATTGTGAATGATGATCGGGTGCGATGAGTTGTTTGTGTAGATGAAGTATGGTGATTTTTCTCCTATTCCCGCCACCGTGTGTGAGAGTCGGCGAGTGAGTGGACAAGTGTGATCCCCGGTCGACCCCTCCTCCGTCCTCCGAGCTCCCCGTCCCGGGCTCGTGCCGCCGGCGGACGTCCGACGCCGCAAGGGTCGGACCTTCGCCGTGGCGCCCGGGCCCACCCGTCCGCCCTCTAACAGCATGTAGGACACGTCACAATACAAATGTCGCTTGTCTGACGGGCAACCGTTCCATTGTTTGATTGTTGGTGACAACACAACTCGGGTCGTGGCGAACGCGTGGCGCTTCATCGTGGCTATTCCGGTGCTCGGTGCGTGTGGCGTGTGGCGACTGGCGTGTGGCGTGCGGCGTGTGGCGTCTGGCGTGCGGCGGTCGGCGTGCAGAGCTCGCGGGCCCGCTCCTCGGTCAAGGACGACAAGGACGGCCACCTGCTGTACTGGCCCGGATACGTTATGGGAGCGAGATGTTCGTGTCCACAACATTATTACacgcacacgcacacacacacacacacacacactcacatacacatacacatacacaaacacacacacactattATAATCATTCATCAGAACAAGAGTGGGGACACAGAGAATCATTGTTACCTTACCATCTGGTAGTGCACAGATTTATCTCTTattgaacattttaaaattcatttaattacttttattgaaCGCAATAGTTCACTTAATgtaataactattaaattaatgtaatttttttgaaaaaaaaatttacacgccactatgttgcggtctttcagtctgaaataaattcaattcaatggATACTAATTAAAGTCATGTTTGAGCAGTGCGCGGTTCCATATCGGGTTGGTGGCACTGTCGCACTCTCGGCCATGACTGCTCTAAACACTGAGAAATGACCCTGTGATGCTTGTTTATTGCAGACAAGATCATCGAGACACTCGGTGAGGGCACATTCGGCAAGGTCGTCGAAGTTAAAGACTTGGAAATGTGAGTTGAACATGTTATCTTGATGAAGTAGTCTgatattatgacaataataacAGTAATCTTTAACAATACAAGCTTACAACTAGTGATACTAAATTACTAACGTCAGTAAATCTGTATAAGACCAATTTATGTCGTCTATGTGGGTGTTCATATTGGTTTTGTTTAATTTCCAGGGAGCACAGAATGGCCCTGAAGATAATAAAGAACGTTGAGAAGTATAGAGAGGCTGCCAAATTAGAGATTAACGTATTAGAGAAGTTGGCTGATATTGACCCGGACTGCAAAAAGTGAGTGCTATCATAGTtaacttattaataacacaACTGTAATACAAAACAACAAAACCAATAGTATTCAGAAGAGTAACAATATAACGATTCTCATTGATCATCTAATCCTTTAAtgttactaataatatttataaactataaatTGCGCAGTGTGCTCATAACTACTTGAAAACACCGAGATGGGGAGATAAAGTTtgcaacatttaaaaaaaaaagaacaattttaaattttttggtgtttaaaaaattgatgacgaccgattctcagacctaccaaatatatcgtactacaataaatatggtattcgattgccatcttgcaaccctattgcggatctgtggatggaacagaataatataaaaatcgcgatacaaaatagGTTAAAATTtgaggttgtatgtattttttaatgctgaatcataataaaataaaatatcaaaaaattattttgttattctatGTAATGTTAAAGACAATAAAATGCCACAAAAATTTTGTCCAGTTTTTACACGTTTTCAAATAAATTCGACACTGGCGCCTTCTATAGTTTTCAGGGtgaggtaaaatataatttagtcatagctataaaaaaaaatgaatgcaatatcAGTGGCTTCTTCTTTAACGTTACTATAATTAGAGATGAGACACTATTATTATATCTCCTGTTACTTTACCTCATAGCAGCCAGGGCGGGCAATCAAAACAGTTTTACTAGTATCTTACAGAAGTCTGCTCATAgctgaaacaaaataaacacttttattgCCATCGTGTGTTATACATGAAGCGTGAAAGCGTAGACAatgacgcaaataaatgttttactgagtacgttatttatatatctaataatacTTTCATGCGAATAATTATGTGCCCATTAAATTCgtcaaataaatagaaaaaatatgcgATGGCTACTATTACATACAGGATGTGCTATACGTT
Proteins encoded:
- the LOC126966693 gene encoding dual specificity tyrosine-phosphorylation-regulated kinase 4 isoform X3, which encodes MAGTNDTGSGVPTTRRQRYSRASTTSVTQLLSDGYSSFINRLTRRGPSEKNDAILDTKISTGRSRFDDKLTTNKNSTLENMRRFENNTHISPYNSYSTGLSTTTKKAGDDRTYNFMNSARPRVDISPLHSTSTFSALSRSDSFRRAHLKDKSSPLKRYPLKESNNNIETTIALGSTRSRLEDKYSSVLDKIAIMKKEKARKENEDREKTLEPEATISKGLMRSLTTAVFGENSFKRTNQFREIARDKTPFRNTTDRHLSSTNKQSDRSELYNGFDVNMKDRTNLGKDRNSVYRKHQRRSLRAEKSETDKRTKLSLRPVDINLTTGARDLISPPSLASAETKANSTKTPASSPSNDIGRQKQIYFPSSDEDDDKTPVGDRILSERETRRQEIQSLIMKYAHLDEVYGRITEKEPNGLSGTSIATKKTEPISVGDIVALPPELRSRQRARPRHATRRAATPPSSRARSSVKDDKDGHLLYWPGYVMGARYKIIETLGEGTFGKVVEVKDLEMEHRMALKIIKNVEKYREAAKLEINVLEKLADIDPDCKNLCVKMLDWFEYHGHMCIAFEMLGQSVFDFLKDNNYQPYPLEQVRHIAYQLIHSVLFLHDNKLTHTDLKPENILFVDSDYELVSVYSSSKKKHELRRVKRSDVRLIDFGSATFDHEHHSTIVSTRHYRAPEVILELGWSQPCDVWSIGCIMFELHLGITLFQTHDNREHLAMMERILGPIPYRMARKTRTKYFYHGKLDWDEKSSAGRYVRDNCKPLLRYLQSNSEEYRQLFDLITRMLDYDPSQRITLREALKHPFFNKLPAHQRLGSDRSRCNGESSGSRERSHSLSR